The Pseudopipra pipra isolate bDixPip1 chromosome 10, bDixPip1.hap1, whole genome shotgun sequence genome includes the window CAGTGAGCCCCCTTGTCGCTTGGTCCCATGTCCATGGGGGTCCTGGAGGAGGACCACAGTGCCCCCAGAGCCTACACCTCACTCAGGAGGGAGACtgaagctgtgtggtgcagtctGTGGATACCCGAACCATAAGAGCACCTGAGGTGACAGTGTCCAGCCTGACACCACACTTTCCTGAGACCCATTTCTCAGACTTTTTGATGTCCCTTTTCTCTTGGCACCAGCCACTGAACATTTGGGCACAGTCACTAGGTGAGTGCAGGTCAGGCTGGGGCCAAAAACAGaatttttgcaaaaataaatttccctTGCAATCAGTGACTAATGGAAACATCACcctgaattaaagaaaaaaaaattgccaagcAAGCATTGGACTTGCCAACTGTTTGCAGCTTTGCATTGCAACATGGGCTTGCTGCATGAAACCCAGGAAGTGAAACTGCCTGGGATTAATTGCCCGGGCTCCCAGatcaaaggcagcagcagggaaggcagggagaacTGCCGGTTTATAGCCAGGCAACTCCACAATGGGTTACTTGTAACACGTTCGAGGAAATCTGCCCCTGCTGTACTGCCTGTGACCCACTGTGGCTTGAGAGGCAGCTTTGcttattgaatttttttcttttcttgaaaaaaaaagaaaaaaatgctttcccGCCTGTTCTTTGGATGCCACTTCAAACCCCTGAGggctctttcccttccctcccttcagATTTACTCCATCCACTTTTGGACTGCGCTGGTGTGAAATATTTTCACCCAAAGtgtgattattttatttttttttaaataactgccTTTTAAGAGAGACTTAAAAACAGAGTTACCGCCTCAGCTATAGCCAGGCTGTTGCTTCCACAGTTCTGCTCCATCTGCAGCCTCTTATGACAGCGGGAAGGGAGCAAGCCATGCCGGTTCATAAAGCACAGATCGTCCCAAGCAAACCCGGCTGCTGCCTCTAAAGAAATTACAGGGTTGTTGGGCAAAGGGATATGATCAGTTTAATTTATCTAGGCTGAAGCAAGGCATTCTGCTTCATCCTACAGGGAGAGAAATAGCTGGAAGGATGCTGGAATAGTGTAGTGTGAATGGGAAAGCAGTTGAGACATGAGACACGGTAGTTTGGGGCTAGTGTTTCCTGATGTGTCACGACTATCCTTGCCTTTCCCAAGGGAGGGAACCCCAAAGTTTTGGGGATGCACTCAGGGTTTGTTGCTGCTTGCCTGCATCCCGTGCAATAATGGAGGCTGCCTGTGAGATGAgtcactgctctctgctgctgccaggaagGTTTTATTTCGGTGGTTTTTTCAGCTCCCTTCCTTGGATTTTATTCACCAGTGTGGGGATTGTATTTGGGAATAGtgccctcctcttcccccagccccgtgctgcagctctgtgaggCAGGATCAGGCCCTGGAGGTGGGCAACTGATGAAAATCCTGGAGGGGCTGCCAGAAGCAGCCGGATGGCCGAGGTTGCCGTGCCATGCCAGCTGTGCAATGCTCCATAGAGGGTGCAGGGGCAGCTTTGCAGCAGGGCTTTGTTactgccctcctcctccctcccacacCCCACACAAATCCCCTCAGAGGCCGATCCCTGCTGTCAGGCCAGACTGCCTCTCCCTCCCATCAaaccagcagctcctcttcagGCCGGGGAGCTCCGCTTCGGTTCCCTGACCTGTTATCCTGTGGCTGTCAGTGACTGTCATGTTCTCCCCAGAGGTGACCGCAGCACAGCACCAGGAGATGTGATCTGTGTGCAGAGGTTCAGAGTTGTTATTTTATTTGAGGACACTTCAGCAGGAAAAGTGCTTATGCAAAGCTCTCAGTAGGGAGAGGGGAGCCTGGCTTCCCAGCTCCGGCTGGATGGAGTCACGGTCCCACTCCAGAGCTCCCAGGCTCGTTCCGCGGCATGCTGGCCAAGACAGTGGTTGTTGTACAGGCAGTTTCTTGCAGAGAAGAGATGACACAGCGGCTTATCCACCGGGGACCTGGAATCAGCTTTCAGCTCGGTTACAGCCTTCAAATGTGGCGGCTGAGAGCTGTCATGCTGCCACCGAGGTCTTTATGCTCTGATTTATTAAGCAGAGTTGGAAACTTAAACACTGGAGTGCATCTGGGCCTCGgtccctctcctgctcttcccctgcTTAACAGGGCTAGGACATGGCTCTCCCCCCTCCTGCCGGGGTAGCATGAGAATGTGAAGAAATTACCTTCACCCCTTGTGCCTGCACTGGGCACTCCTGTGGGGTGGCAGGCACCTGCCTAAGGacagctctgcctgtccctTCCTCCCATATCCGGGAGGTCACTGTCCCCTCCATACCTATAACCCACCGGGCACCAGCTGGCACTGCATGTGCAGGAGGCCAAGTGCCCTCATCCCTCCTGCATCCTTTGCAGAGTACCTGGCTGTCCCCAGCTGCCATGCCATGCTTGGGCTGTCAGCTTCACACAAGCTCTGGTTGCTCTGACTTCACTCTCCCCCCAACAAGCCTGTTATTTCAGGGGGTTTTGTCCCTGATGGATCTGGGCTCCTCTCCATAACCAAAGCATGTTTGGCAGCTTTCTGAGCCCAGAGCATTCCTGTCCAAGAGGTTTCAGTCATCTCTCATTCCTCAACAATCTGGTTCCTTATGTGTGAATCTGCATCCACCCAGTTTGAACCGCCTGGGACTCCAGCTGGGGTGGGTCTGCCTGCGCTGAGGCTGCTCTGCGACCTCTGGGCATCTGCTGTCCACGTAAAGACCCATTTTGTGGTGGCCAGGGTGTCCCAGGCTGGGGAGATGGGagccctggacctgctggcctCCCATCGCTAGCCAAGGAGCAGGTCTGCACACTCCTTTGCCCTCCAGCCTGCACAGTCGAGACAGGCTAAGCTTTCATTTCCAAAGGGAAGGCCCAGAGGCTGGGTGAGCTCAGGTCAAGGAACTGGAGTGAGTCGAGCCATGTGGTCGGTCCTGTTTTGACCAAAGAAGTCTCCTTGCCGGAAGGCTCACACCCTGAGAGCAGGAAGTAGCTCCTGCCACCCATGCAGGCAATGGGACTGGAGAGCACACAGTCCCCTCTATGGCAGCGGGGTGACACCCCCTGTGAGGGGCTGCTCTCACATacccctgcccagcagcaccgTGCTGGAGTGGGGCTTCTCCCTTGGGGCTTCTGCTTCCTGGTGTCTGGTCAAACCAGGGGCCCAGGACAGCACCCTGGACCTGCGTGCGGGTCCCTGCAGGGCCGGCCCGGCAGCGTGTGACTCAGCAGCGCTCCACGCCCCGTGTGGGGCTGCAACCAGCCGGAAAACTTCCACAGAGGGTGACGGGAGATGCCTCATAGCAGGAAACTTCCACTTGCCACAGCCTGGTGAAGCACCAGGAAACCTCCTCCTGTTTTCAGGGTGGTGTGTGACAGGGGtggcaggtgggacagggctaTGCCGAAGCAAAGGTGGCACCAGCAGGTCTCTCCTCTCATCTGGCTGCAAACACAGAGCACAGAAtccacttccttgggcagcacTGTGATAAATTGGGCTATTTTGAGGTGTGGGTTGGGTTCCTGAGGCCACATTGCTCCTCAGCTCAAGTGCTGTTAATCCTTTCACGTGCCCCTCGTTACAAATAAACACCCTGTGGTGCCAATCAGGCCATATCCCAGGACTTATGGCTCCTTGAAGGACCCTGATCGGAAGTGGAGGAGGGAGGTGGCAGTGATGCTGAAGCAGCTCTTTAGCCAAGGACCTGCAGGAATGTTTTCATCTCGCTCAGTGCTCCACTTGAGCCGACCTCGGGAGGTGCCACCGCCCCGGGACTGAGAAGTGGCTGAAGAGCCCAAGGCGGAAGGTTTGGGGCTGAGTGGCTGATTTTGGATGGTGGAGGCCTCTCACAGGGGCTGCTGCAAGCAGGGCTGAGAAATCCTTTCCTTTTGAGCCTTAATTCCAGCTCAAATTCCGGAGAATGGATCAATGACCTTATGGAGCGTGCTGGGTTGGGAAaccagctggggaagggagcaTGGCAAAGCCCTTGGGAAGAGCAGTGAAGAAACAAAACCGATGATGTGGTCTCCTGAATGGACTGCCCTGCCCCTAGTACTGCTGGTGGTGACCAGCTCTTCCCATTTCTAATtaccctggtcctgctgctggagcGCAGCATTTCCTGGGCAGAACTGTGCCTGAGCTGGCTGGTgctcctgccctctggcagccCACTCTTGCCCACTCTGCACAGCCAGAGGTGCTACATACCTGGGCATGGCTGACAGTGATGGAAAGATTTGTAAGTGGCCTTCAAGCCACTGATGGAAGATTTGGCAGGGCAGTGAGGAAGGATCTCCCCAGCCTTGTTGAGGGTGATGGATGCTTTCTGGGTTCACTTTATAACTCAggtctgtttttcctttctccagcaTGTGGCCCGGGAACTTTCAAGTCTAAGCAGGGGGAAggtccctgctctccctgccctcccaacAGCCGGACCACATCTGGAGCAGCAATGGTCTGCACTTGTCGAAATGGCTTTTTCCGGGCAGACACAGACCCTGCAGACAGCGCCTGCACCAGTGAGTCCTGCCCGGGGCAAGGAGGGGAGGCGAGGGGAGCTGTGGAAGTGGTGAGGGTCCATGTCTGGGGTGGAAGAGCATGCTGGGCCCGCCAGGCATGAGCTGGGCATGAGGACATGCCATCCCTGACCCCCCCATTCTCCCTGCAGGCGTCCCCTCGGCCCCCCGCAATGTCATCTCCAATGTGAACGAGACATCGCTGGTGCTGGAGTGGAGCGAGCCACAGGACACGGGCGGGCGGGATGACCTGCTCTACAACGTCATCTGCAAGAAGTGCAGTGTGGAGCGGCGCCTGTGCACCCGCTGCGACGACAACGTGGAGTTCGTGCCGCGCCAGCTCGGCCTCACCGAGCGACGCATCTACATCAGCAACCTGATGGCCCACACCCAGTACACCTTCGAGATCCAGGCTGTGAATGGCATCTCCAACAAGAGTCCCTACCCTCCCCATTTTGCCTCTGTCAACATCACCACCAACCAGGCAGGTCAGTGGAGCTGCaagggagcaggggctggatCTCCGCCGCAGAGCGGAGCAGAGATTTCCTGCTGACAGCCTGGGAGGCTGCAGTCCTTTGTGGTGCCGCGTAATGGCTCTCCACGTCTGCATCTAATCCCCTGGGTGAACTGCCCTCTCTGTTTAACGCATGTCTCCTGAGGAGATGCGATCAGAACACATGCAAGTGGAGAAGGGTAGGGTTGGCAGATGCTCCAGAGAGCTCTGGAGCTCCTGGACCTACCCCAGagatgctgtgcctgctgcaaaggaaggaggaaggaaatgaGATTTCTCCCCTGTGGGCCTGGGAAGGCTCAGCACCAGCCCAAAGCTTTGCAGCCAGCCATTCCCTCCCTCTGCcgttccctccttcctcctgctctggccctgctccagcatacTGGTAATCCCCAGCCACTGCGCTCTGATTTGATTTCATGGGTCTTGGTGGGGTGGAGCGTGGAGCTCCTGGCAagtggaggaggggagggagccccAGTTTGGGCTGGCAGGGCACTTCCCCAGACCAGTTTGCAGCTAGGCATGGGGTGAAGCCTTGGTACTATTTCTGAGGCTCCCCTTGGTGTTGAGATCACACCTCCTTACAGAAACTTGGGGGAGGCCAGTGTTTTCCATGCCTTTCCACCAAGATCATCCAAGCAGGTCCTACACTGATGTGGGATGGTGGAGGGGGGGAGCCTGGCACCAGTGGCTCATTCTTCCTCTGCCCTCTTTCCTAGCCCCATCTGCCGTGCCGACAATGcacctgcacagcagcactgggaacagCATGACCCTGTCATGGACTCCCCCAGAGAGACCCAACGGCATCATTCTTGACTATGAGATCAAGTACTCGGAGAAGGTaaagcaggagcagccttttccctcctccagcctTTCTTAGTTGGCCATCAGCTCTGTGGCGAAGGGAGCCACTGCAGAGATGGTCCCTGGGGAATGTGGGAGCCACCAAACAGGGGAGGGCTTCCCAGAGGTGACGCCCACATGTCTCCCCTACAGCAAGGCCAGAGTGATGGCATCGCCAACACAGTCACCAGCCAGAAGAACTCGGTGCGGCTGGATGGGCTGAAGGCCAATGCTCGGTACATGGTGCAGGTCCGGGCACGCACCGTGGCTGGATATGGCCGCTACAGCCTCCCCACGGAGTTTCAGACAACTGCAGAGGGTGGTAGGTACCAGGACCGGGCTGCCTCCATCCCCCAGCCCTCCTATGCATACTCCTATGCATGCTCCTTCCCTAGCTTGACTTTGATTCCTGCCTCTCCATCCATCCAGGCTCCACCAGCAAGACTTTCCAGGAACTGCCTCTGATCGTAGGTTCGGCCACAGCAGGGTTGGTGTTCGTCATCGTTGTGGTGGTGATCGCTATCGTCTGCTTCAGGTACTGGCTTTGCAGGGAAGGGTGGGTTCAgagctgggtttggggggttgCTCCTGTGTGCCACAGAGCTTTCTTCCCCTGACCTACGGGCAGAGCTCTGTCAGCTCTAGTCTGAGAGCGAAGGACTGGACCTGCCATGCAGGGATCCCAGACTTTGGGTTCTGTGGAAGGACTGTGCCGGTCTCCTTCCCCAGCAtgagctgtgctctgccatCTTCGCAGCACAACTAGGCCATCTCCTCCCATAGCACCTCGGGTGGAGGGATGGCTCTGCACGCAGACTGCCAGAGGGAAGGCTCTCTGGCATAGACTGTCTATGCTGGGATTTCGAAGCTGGCAGTGAATGTCTTTGCCCCATCAGGAAAGGGATGGTTACTGAACACCTCCTCTCGTCTCCTTTGGGCAGGAAGCAACGCAACAACACCGACCCTGAGTACACAGAGAAGTTGCAGCAATATGGTGAGTGTGAGAGCCCAGCAAatgggctctgcctgctctctcCCAATTCCTGCCCTGTGCGCAGGCAAAGGTACAGCCTTTGCTAATGAAGGAGGGGTGGGCTGACAGCCAGCCAAGTAACTTGGCATCTGTCACCTGTGCTGTGTCCCTCCTGGTCATGACTCCTGCCCTTGCAGTTACCCCTGGGACGAAGGTGTACATTGACCCCTTCACATATGAGGACCCCAATGAAGCTGTTCGGGAATTCGCCAAGGAGATTGACATCTCCTGTGTGAAAATTGAGGAGGTCATTGGAGCAGGCAAGTCCTGGATAtgggcacagcagctgctgagacTACCACCTCCCACCCTGTCCCATGGCTCACTGTGctgctctcctctctccttccccaccacaggggAGTTCGGTGAGGTTTGTCGTGGACGCCTGAAGCTGCCCGGCCGCCGTGAGATCTTTGTGGCCATCAAGACGCTGAAGGTGGGCTACACCGAGCGGCAGCGGCGGGACTTCCTGAGCGAGGCCAGCATCATGGGCCAGTTCGACCATCCCAACATCATCCACCTGGAGGGTGTGGTGACCAAGAGCCGCCCCGTCATGATCATCACGGAATTCATGGAGAACTGTGCACTTGACTCCTTCCTCCGGGTGAGCATCCATACCTTCCTGTCCTGGGGTGGGGACTGCTGTGAATGGGGGACAGCAACTCCAAGCCTTTCCCCACCCCTCTATATTGTCATGCTAGAGTCCCCGGAGCTAAGGTCTGCATAGACATCATGGGGTGGGAGAAGAGGGGTGGCTCtagggaggaggaagatgatggtgGCACATTGGGATCCTTCCTCGGTCTGTTTGGTGTGTTGCAAGCCCCTCTGATCTCTCCCTTGGCAGCTGAATGATGGGCAGTTCACAGTCATCCAGCTGGTGGGAATGATGCGAGGCATCGCTGCTGGCATGAAGTACCTTTCGGAGATGAACTACGTGCACCGGGATCTGGCTGCCCGCAACATCCTGGTCAACAGCAACTTGGTCTGCAAAGTGTCTGACTTTGGGCTCTCTCGCTTTCTGGAGGATGACCCGGCTGACCCCACCTACACCAGCTCCCTGGTATGGGACACTCGTGAGGGATCCACTGATCTGGGGGCGGGGGGAGACACCTCAGGTATGTGCTAATCAGGgagctgtgtgtctgtgcaggggGGCAAGATCCCAATCAGATGGACGGCTCCTGAGGCCATTGCCTACCGCAAATTCACTTCAGCCAGCGATGTGTGGAGCTACGGCATCGTCATGTGGGAAGTTATGTCCTACGGGGAGCGACCTTACTGGGACATGTCCAACCAGGACGTAAGTGCTCTCTGGGGAGTGGGGAACTGCGGGCTGTAGGCTGCCTGTGGGAGCCCAGGTGGCTCACAGACTACGTCTCTCTGCAGGTGATCAATGCAGTGGAGCAGGATTACcgcctgccaccccccatggACTGCCCCACTGCACTGCACCAGCTGATGCTGGACTGCTGGGTGCGGGACCGCAACCTGCGGCCCAAGTTTGCACAGATCGTCAACACGCTGGACAAGCTCATCCGCAATGCTGCCAGCCTGAAAGTCATCGCCAGCGTCCAGTCTGGGTCAGTGGCATCCCTGTTTCCAGCCAGGGCTTCCCCCAAGCCCAGGAAATGCTGGAGTGGTTGGAAATAGACTGTGGGAGGACAGGGATAAGAAATATCCCCTGCTTCCAGTTACATCTCTCTGCCCTCTGCTGCCTGTGACCTGTGGCTCTCTTGTCCTTTAGCATCTCCCAGCCGCTCCTGGACCGCACCGTCCCGGATTACACCACCTTCACCACTGTGGGAGACTGGCTGGATGCCATCAAAATGGGACGGTACAAGGAGAACTTTGTCAATGCCGGGTTTGCCTCCTTTGACCTGGTGGCACAGATGACTGCAGAGTAAGTCCCTGCttgcagaggagagaagaggctggggctggggctgctgcacaGTGTCCCTTGTCACTTGCCTCTCTGACAGCCACCTCCTCCCACCTGGGCATGTAGTTGGCTGAGTTAAGGCTGGGATTTAGCATCCAGTCCCAAGGGAGTTCAGGTCTGGGATTCAGCATCCAGTCCCCTGGTGTTAGAGGAGCACCAGAGCTTAGCAGAGGGCTGTAATGCAGACGGATAGGTCCCTAGCCTTGCAGCTACATGGGGCAGGGCCACATGCTGATGTTGCTGTTGGTGGGGGGCTGAGTCTTCACCTTGTCTTTGCAGGGACCTGCTGAGGATAGGGGTGACGTTAGCAGGGCACCAGAAGAAGATATTGAGCAGCATTCAGGACATGAGGCTGCAGATGAACCAGACGCTCCCAGTGCAGGTTTGACCACAGGGGACTCTGCATTGGAACGGACCGAGGGAACCTGCCAACCAGGTTCAGTTTGCGGTGCAGCCCAGCTTCCCGTTTTCCCCTCCACACGGCGCTCCTCTGCCTCGGACGGTCGCCTGGGACGGGATGGGACTGGACACCCTTCCCTGGATCAAAGGCACTCATGCCGAGAGGGAGCCCAGCTTTTCGTCCCGTGTCCTGGAGCGGCGAGGCAGCAACACATCTTCATATTGAAGGTGGATTATGGGACAGAGATGGCACATCCCGCTTCCCGCCCTGTCTCGGTGCTCATCGGTTTGAAGAGTTGTTCTGCTTCTTGGATTTCTTTTCACCCCGTTTTCCCCCCAGTCCTCACTTCCCTCACCTCCCCAAGGCCACAGACTGTTGACCTGTCCACTGAGTCCATCAGACACGTCAGAACCCTTCCCTAACTCTGGTCCTCAAATGGAAGCAGCTGGGGGAGGCCAAGCCGGCGACAGGGCTGGGGCCACCAGCCCCAGACAATCActtctctcctccagccctggcGAGCCCTCCGTCCGAGGGTCTGCACTGGAACGTGTCCGAAGGGAAGGCTTCGCTCCCTTTCTTGGCTTTGCACGCCAGAACCTGAACCCGATTTACTATGCAGGGAGTtaggcaaaaaaaatgaaaaaagaaaaaaaaagagatatattaaaaaaaaaaagaaaagagggagcagaaaggggagggagggggaccAGCTGCCTGGCTCCACATCTCTTACCCTCTTGGTTCTCCTGGCCGGCTCTGGACTGCAGAGCGAGGCCGTCAGCACGTTTGCACAGGGACCCTCCGCCCCCAGACCGACGGCAGCCGCGCTCCCCCCGAGGGGCCGGAGAgcggggctggggtgggggctgcGCCGGGGCCGCGGCTCCCGCAGCCTCCTCTTTTATGCAGAAGGAGCAGGTGCCGCCGGCATGGCTGCCCACTCCTGACACACGCTGTGATTGCTGCCAAAAGACTCACTCACCTTTCCCTGAGGATTCACTGCAGCCCGGTTCCTCCGAGCCGAGGGAGAGACTCCCAGCGTGCCtgagtgtgcgtgagtgtgtgCATGCGTGCGTGGGTGTGTGCTGGCCGCAGGACTGTgggaggcaatgggcagaatAAAGGCAATAAGAATTTTACCCGAGTTTCCTTTGCTCGATCGCGCTCTCATTGGATGGGCCTGGCTGCCTGCAGCTTTGCTGCCCACCAGGGccatcctcttcttcctcctggcCAACCCCAAGCTGGCTCTATGCCCCTTTCTGCTCCCGTCTTCTCTTGCTGTCATGTTTTTGGGTTGTCCCACGGGGACCAGGCAGTGATGATGTACCCACCTTGCAGTGCTGGGAGACCCAGCGTGCTCCGCATGGGGTGCATAGGGTGGAGGTTGTGagtcccagagcagagccagtCAGGAAACTCCATCTAATGTACTAGAGGTGCTCAGCAACTTTTTCCCCCATCTCCTCGTCAAGTCAGGCTGAAACTGTGGGAATCAAACACTGAATGTGAAAGCCAAGTGGAGAGCAGGCATGCACACTGcccatcccagtgccagagggtcCCCACAGCCCTGAGGCTTCTCCCCAGGGTGCTGCTCCTTCTCTGCTCCCCCTGGGCAGAATCTGGCCCCCAGCAGGAGTGTTGCAACAGCCCCTGGGCATCCCTCAATCACTGGCCTCACTCTTCTCTGTGAAATGGCGGCTGCTGAGCCAGGTGGGAACACACCAAGGTGAACCAACcggctgcaggcagcaaggtaACCCCCTGGGAGAACAGAGCCAGGGATCCCATGCCCTCAGTCCAAGGGGGATTGCTCCATAGTAGCCAAGTGGGACCACCAGTTGCTCGTCCTGGGTTTCTCAGGTCCCTCTTGGCTGCAGTACACCTTGCTGGCTGGCTTATGGGGTGCTTTGCTGGCAGTACAAAGGGGCAAGCAGTTGCTCCCCAAAATGAGGAGGTGCGCCCCTTTGCTCCCCACTACTTGgccctgctcccctccttcccaggcTGACAGAGCAGgtgttgtttttcccctttccttggAACTGGCCTGCCTTTGGGTTTCTCATTAACCCcgtccttctccacagagaaCAGTAAACAAGTCCGGGagggcagctggcagcaggTCCTGTACCAGGCAACAgtctccctgcttcccaccATCTCTTCTTTGCAGGATGTATCTGGAATGCTGGCTGCTGGGGACACTGCAGCCCCATTTTGCTGGGATTTCCCATCCTGTCTTGCTCCCTATCCTGTCTGCTCCCCAGCCTGCCACAGTGGGACCCCAAACAGCAGCGCTGGGCAGACCTCACTCCTCTCCCAGATCAGGCCAAGGAACCCTGGCACTGGGAGACTTTAAAGAGCAAGTGGCTAAAGAGGTGTCAGAGCCTATTTGGGGCTTGCTAATTCCCCATAGCCCCCCACCTGGAAGCACTGTGGGGCACAGGATCTGCCCCTTTCCTCCcttgtccccccagcccctgctgctgcaaGGTTTGGAGTCCCACTAGCCTCGGTGCACCTCAAACATCTCAACCTTCCATCCTGGCCTGGCTTTGCTTTGGGGAGAGGCCCTGCTCATTTTAAACAACAAGCCCCTTCTCCCAGCCTTCTCCATGCACACCCTACTCCCATGGGGCAGGACGCGGCATTCCTGAAGCCAGCCTGGGTTCTCCCCCCAGCCTCAGGGGTGCACCCAGGGGTGCACCCAGCAGCTCTCCTCATGCTGTACCTGCCACCTCCCTTTCCATATCAATCCACACTGGGGGAAAGCTCTGTTCCATggtgaaagaaaagcaacaacaaaaaacagcagccagggaaaTCAATGCGAGCGTGcgtttgtaaaaatattttttaacaaaaagacttttttcaattaaattatttaaggaATTTTATGGAGGTCTGTGGTGCCTGTGTGGTTCTTTGGGGGCTCTGGGTGCCAGGGAGCCCTGCGCTGGGGGGGTGAGGATGTGTTTGGgcactgtgtgtgtgaaagcGAGCCCACGGC containing:
- the EPHB3 gene encoding ephrin type-B receptor 3 isoform X3 — translated: MDTKWVTSELAWTTHPETGWEEVSGYDEAMNPIRTYQVCNVREANQNNWLRTKFIQRQDVQRVYVELKFTVRDCNSIPNIPGSCKETFNLFYYESDTDSASANSPFWMENPYIKVDTIAPDESFSKLESGRVNTKVRSFGPLSKNGFYLAFQDLGACMSLISVRAFYKKCSNTIAGFAVFPETLTGAEPTSLVIAPGTCIPNAVEVSVPLKLYCNGDGEWMVPVGACTCAAGYEPAMKDTQCQACGPGTFKSKQGEGPCSPCPPNSRTTSGAAMVCTCRNGFFRADTDPADSACTSVPSAPRNVISNVNETSLVLEWSEPQDTGGRDDLLYNVICKKCSVERRLCTRCDDNVEFVPRQLGLTERRIYISNLMAHTQYTFEIQAVNGISNKSPYPPHFASVNITTNQAAPSAVPTMHLHSSTGNSMTLSWTPPERPNGIILDYEIKYSEKQGQSDGIANTVTSQKNSVRLDGLKANARYMVQVRARTVAGYGRYSLPTEFQTTAEGGSTSKTFQELPLIVGSATAGLVFVIVVVVIAIVCFRKGMVTEHLLSSPLGRKQRNNTDPEYTEKLQQYVTPGTKVYIDPFTYEDPNEAVREFAKEIDISCVKIEEVIGAGEFGEVCRGRLKLPGRREIFVAIKTLKVGYTERQRRDFLSEASIMGQFDHPNIIHLEGVVTKSRPVMIITEFMENCALDSFLRLNDGQFTVIQLVGMMRGIAAGMKYLSEMNYVHRDLAARNILVNSNLVCKVSDFGLSRFLEDDPADPTYTSSLGGKIPIRWTAPEAIAYRKFTSASDVWSYGIVMWEVMSYGERPYWDMSNQDVINAVEQDYRLPPPMDCPTALHQLMLDCWVRDRNLRPKFAQIVNTLDKLIRNAASLKVIASVQSGISQPLLDRTVPDYTTFTTVGDWLDAIKMGRYKENFVNAGFASFDLVAQMTAEDLLRIGVTLAGHQKKILSSIQDMRLQMNQTLPVQV
- the EPHB3 gene encoding ephrin type-B receptor 3 isoform X1, coding for MAAARPGAPPPPPPLLPLLLLLLLPGGRRALEETLMDTKWVTSELAWTTHPETGWEEVSGYDEAMNPIRTYQVCNVREANQNNWLRTKFIQRQDVQRVYVELKFTVRDCNSIPNIPGSCKETFNLFYYESDTDSASANSPFWMENPYIKVDTIAPDESFSKLESGRVNTKVRSFGPLSKNGFYLAFQDLGACMSLISVRAFYKKCSNTIAGFAVFPETLTGAEPTSLVIAPGTCIPNAVEVSVPLKLYCNGDGEWMVPVGACTCAAGYEPAMKDTQCQACGPGTFKSKQGEGPCSPCPPNSRTTSGAAMVCTCRNGFFRADTDPADSACTSVPSAPRNVISNVNETSLVLEWSEPQDTGGRDDLLYNVICKKCSVERRLCTRCDDNVEFVPRQLGLTERRIYISNLMAHTQYTFEIQAVNGISNKSPYPPHFASVNITTNQAAPSAVPTMHLHSSTGNSMTLSWTPPERPNGIILDYEIKYSEKQGQSDGIANTVTSQKNSVRLDGLKANARYMVQVRARTVAGYGRYSLPTEFQTTAEGGSTSKTFQELPLIVGSATAGLVFVIVVVVIAIVCFRKGMVTEHLLSSPLGRKQRNNTDPEYTEKLQQYVTPGTKVYIDPFTYEDPNEAVREFAKEIDISCVKIEEVIGAGEFGEVCRGRLKLPGRREIFVAIKTLKVGYTERQRRDFLSEASIMGQFDHPNIIHLEGVVTKSRPVMIITEFMENCALDSFLRLNDGQFTVIQLVGMMRGIAAGMKYLSEMNYVHRDLAARNILVNSNLVCKVSDFGLSRFLEDDPADPTYTSSLGGKIPIRWTAPEAIAYRKFTSASDVWSYGIVMWEVMSYGERPYWDMSNQDVINAVEQDYRLPPPMDCPTALHQLMLDCWVRDRNLRPKFAQIVNTLDKLIRNAASLKVIASVQSGISQPLLDRTVPDYTTFTTVGDWLDAIKMGRYKENFVNAGFASFDLVAQMTAEDLLRIGVTLAGHQKKILSSIQDMRLQMNQTLPVQV
- the EPHB3 gene encoding ephrin type-B receptor 3 isoform X2, whose amino-acid sequence is MAAARPGAPPPPPPLLPLLLLLLLPGGRRALEETLMDTKWVTSELAWTTHPETGWEEVSGYDEAMNPIRTYQVCNVREANQNNWLRTKFIQRQDVQRVYVELKFTVRDCNSIPNIPGSCKETFNLFYYESDTDSASANSPFWMENPYIKVDTIAPDESFSKLESGRVNTKVRSFGPLSKNGFYLAFQDLGACMSLISVRAFYKKCSNTIAGFAVFPETLTGAEPTSLVIAPGTCIPNAVEVSVPLKLYCNGDGEWMVPVGACTCAAGYEPAMKDTQCQACGPGTFKSKQGEGPCSPCPPNSRTTSGAAMVCTCRNGFFRADTDPADSACTSVPSAPRNVISNVNETSLVLEWSEPQDTGGRDDLLYNVICKKCSVERRLCTRCDDNVEFVPRQLGLTERRIYISNLMAHTQYTFEIQAVNGISNKSPYPPHFASVNITTNQAAPSAVPTMHLHSSTGNSMTLSWTPPERPNGIILDYEIKYSEKQGQSDGIANTVTSQKNSVRLDGLKANARYMVQVRARTVAGYGRYSLPTEFQTTAEGGSTSKTFQELPLIVGSATAGLVFVIVVVVIAIVCFRKQRNNTDPEYTEKLQQYVTPGTKVYIDPFTYEDPNEAVREFAKEIDISCVKIEEVIGAGEFGEVCRGRLKLPGRREIFVAIKTLKVGYTERQRRDFLSEASIMGQFDHPNIIHLEGVVTKSRPVMIITEFMENCALDSFLRLNDGQFTVIQLVGMMRGIAAGMKYLSEMNYVHRDLAARNILVNSNLVCKVSDFGLSRFLEDDPADPTYTSSLGGKIPIRWTAPEAIAYRKFTSASDVWSYGIVMWEVMSYGERPYWDMSNQDVINAVEQDYRLPPPMDCPTALHQLMLDCWVRDRNLRPKFAQIVNTLDKLIRNAASLKVIASVQSGISQPLLDRTVPDYTTFTTVGDWLDAIKMGRYKENFVNAGFASFDLVAQMTAEDLLRIGVTLAGHQKKILSSIQDMRLQMNQTLPVQV